The following proteins are co-located in the Dyadobacter chenwenxiniae genome:
- a CDS encoding helix-turn-helix domain-containing protein, with protein MSNILDELKEGIDELKRIVSTAIPTGQMPNDADQNQFLTVAAAAEYLGLKTSTIYAYTRNRKIRHYKRGSTIYFKKSEINAYIEAGLVESKGASNKRVKQL; from the coding sequence ATGAGCAACATTTTAGATGAGCTGAAAGAAGGGATTGATGAATTGAAACGCATCGTTTCGACCGCTATTCCAACTGGACAGATGCCAAACGACGCCGACCAGAACCAATTCTTGACCGTAGCCGCGGCCGCAGAATATCTAGGTTTGAAGACGTCCACCATCTATGCGTATACACGTAACCGTAAAATCCGGCATTACAAACGCGGTTCGACGATTTACTTCAAGAAATCAGAGATTAATGCCTACATCGAGGCGGGCTTAGTAGAGAGTAAAGGCGCTTCAAACAAGAGAGTTAAACAACTTTAA
- a CDS encoding helix-turn-helix domain-containing protein: MENPYEILLGKLKQELERVEDSVVYRILESLEKEKMRFDPLLEYVLAKDAANLLNVPPNALHRKKDEIGYIKCLGKIFFKVSDLVAYMEAGRSIKTEKRVMYTKGK; the protein is encoded by the coding sequence ATGGAAAATCCCTATGAAATACTGTTAGGCAAACTAAAACAGGAACTTGAGCGGGTAGAAGACAGCGTTGTATACAGGATATTAGAAAGTCTTGAAAAAGAAAAAATGCGTTTCGATCCCTTACTTGAATACGTGTTAGCCAAAGACGCCGCGAACCTTCTTAACGTACCACCAAACGCATTGCATCGAAAGAAAGATGAAATCGGATACATTAAATGCCTAGGAAAGATCTTTTTTAAGGTCAGCGACCTGGTGGCATATATGGAGGCTGGGCGCTCTATTAAAACAGAAAAACGGGTAATGTATACTAAAGGGAAATGA
- a CDS encoding alpha/beta hydrolase — translation MEHPYLRQRKLAIINYDQYTDPEIRALLVEMLVGFEYTVFEEVDLQSLQESPFRESPFDSFLLIIDLLNPSYLFDNPKLAALFSDRRSIWIKEIIYVGVQIPHYRQFSSGLTPNSAFGTYLTIGTPYELEGVLKHVSFELGKAWRAVPERFESVPNFLYFAHKNGLLRTAKLHRWGTPELGTVSYYLELIRLLESDNERFSAQKAPINQDFAPNVLQEESPKTRSEINYESFEQSNSPEPPSPNFKPKSPSWQLTWPKFFKKDDGSFEYKVWYGTNRSERIEQPSEYTTLYADEIDSIVHFGTCTVFVPKSHKIGSTGSPWWKRLITLTDDRLKLLTTREVSSKKFVKDLKKACEKLADDAKAGVIFIHGYNVSFEEAAIRAAQLGVDLQIKGPMAFFSWPSKGDFLDYLADGATIEACEDQINEFINIFASKSGLTTVHIIAHSMGNRPLLRIINQIIANAEKHPHVSFGHFILAAPDVDARVFAQLAKEYKKVAKHTTLYISDKDRALSASGYLTQFPRAGFAPPITVVPDIDTIFAGDIDMSLLGHGYVAEAREVLTDIHSLIHHNTPANARMGLYWVDLKPGEGYWTIAK, via the coding sequence ATGGAACATCCGTACTTGCGACAAAGAAAGTTAGCAATTATCAATTACGACCAATATACCGATCCTGAGATCAGGGCTTTATTGGTTGAGATGTTAGTCGGTTTCGAATACACGGTTTTTGAAGAAGTAGATCTCCAATCGTTACAAGAATCACCATTTAGAGAGTCCCCCTTTGATAGTTTTCTGCTTATTATAGATCTTTTAAATCCTAGTTATCTTTTCGACAACCCCAAGCTAGCGGCTCTTTTTAGTGATCGTCGCTCCATCTGGATTAAAGAAATAATCTATGTGGGAGTTCAAATTCCGCATTATAGACAATTTTCTTCTGGACTAACCCCGAACTCTGCATTTGGCACCTATTTAACCATTGGCACTCCGTATGAGCTTGAAGGAGTTCTCAAACATGTTTCTTTTGAACTCGGGAAGGCCTGGAGGGCCGTCCCTGAACGGTTTGAGTCTGTACCAAATTTTCTCTATTTCGCGCATAAAAACGGTTTGCTTCGAACCGCGAAACTCCATCGATGGGGAACACCTGAACTAGGGACTGTTAGCTACTACCTAGAGCTCATTAGACTATTAGAATCAGACAATGAACGATTCTCCGCTCAAAAGGCGCCAATAAACCAGGACTTCGCACCCAACGTTCTCCAAGAAGAGTCACCGAAGACTCGATCTGAAATCAACTATGAATCATTTGAGCAATCAAATTCCCCAGAACCGCCGTCCCCCAATTTCAAACCTAAATCCCCGAGTTGGCAATTAACGTGGCCCAAATTTTTCAAAAAAGATGACGGAAGCTTTGAATACAAAGTATGGTATGGAACCAATAGGAGTGAGCGGATTGAACAACCCTCAGAATACACAACGTTATACGCAGATGAAATAGACTCAATTGTTCATTTTGGGACATGTACAGTATTCGTTCCTAAGTCCCATAAGATTGGATCAACAGGCTCGCCGTGGTGGAAGAGATTGATTACACTAACAGACGATCGCTTGAAGCTATTGACGACAAGAGAAGTAAGTAGCAAGAAGTTTGTGAAAGATCTTAAAAAGGCATGCGAAAAACTAGCGGACGATGCCAAAGCTGGGGTAATTTTTATCCATGGATACAATGTTAGCTTCGAGGAAGCGGCGATTCGAGCAGCACAGTTAGGGGTAGACCTTCAAATAAAAGGGCCGATGGCATTTTTTAGCTGGCCATCTAAGGGAGATTTTCTCGATTATCTAGCTGACGGGGCCACAATTGAGGCTTGTGAAGACCAAATAAATGAGTTTATAAATATTTTTGCATCAAAGTCCGGATTAACCACAGTTCATATTATTGCACATAGCATGGGTAATCGGCCACTGCTACGTATAATTAACCAAATAATTGCTAATGCAGAAAAACATCCACATGTCAGCTTTGGCCATTTTATCCTGGCGGCGCCGGATGTTGACGCCCGAGTTTTTGCACAATTAGCCAAAGAATATAAAAAAGTAGCAAAGCATACGACACTGTATATATCTGACAAGGACAGGGCTCTCTCCGCCTCCGGATATCTCACTCAATTCCCCCGCGCTGGATTTGCCCCGCCCATTACTGTTGTTCCGGATATTGACACGATTTTTGCTGGCGACATTGACATGTCATTGCTCGGCCATGGCTATGTGGCAGAAGCCCGAGAAGTGTTAACAGATATCCATTCACTAATTCATCATAATACTCCTGCAAATGCACGTATGGGCTTATATTGGGTCGACCTTAAGCCCGGAGAAGGCTACTGGACAATTGCAAAATGA
- a CDS encoding FUSC family protein, which yields MNYLDEFKKFISSHYLSTGVRLTLGAVVPSLIFQHYGILGDMIAFPLGTLLIGGTDNPGPYHRRRNSLLIAIATCFIVACITGFLRHIHFVIFLEIIIFGMFFSLVGVYGNRVNSIGLIALLVFVFNIDDHLSGDLVLRTAAIFAAGGIWYFALFMILQKLLPYKLIQQLLGENFVELGKLLWIKARYYFADPDYDDLFNRMVHQQVILRENHENLREILFKTREIVTESTNKSRVLMLMFLDSIDLFERILNSQQNYTNLHRAFDHTKVLRLFGTYITWLSAEIQQIGLAVQSGFPSHPKHDLDEAFNKCQRAFETMREQKMTHDNMEDFIMLRQILNSLQDITERIKKLHRATTYDAEVSKGYKLNVEAENFIPKQEYHPRILLDNLSLKSSHFRHAVRVTIGLLLGYITSLFLEVGHGYWILLTIVVILKPAFSITKQRNVQRIGGTLVGVFSGFMLLYLTKDGTALFMVMLLAMILAYSFLKTNYFIASTSITLYVILSFNFLNPQQITEVLQDRVVDTVVGSIIAYLISSYVLPVWEHTQINQYIRDALNANRKYFDVVAAKFTGKDLDINELKVLRKDAIIAMANLSDNFQKMLSEPKRQQLNMEEYHQFVATSHMLTSYIASLSTYAQTLEYSEFSVEFEVMIRQIDRQIKAATDIIEGKLENSFEIARESLPQNMKLVELLAKRKKEIKELGIEKADQSPARKMLSDLKTINGLFELISTITIDEIKILQKIKTVKT from the coding sequence ATGAATTACCTCGACGAATTCAAAAAATTTATTTCCAGTCATTACCTTTCGACAGGCGTACGATTAACCCTGGGCGCGGTTGTTCCGAGCCTTATATTTCAGCATTACGGGATCCTGGGTGATATGATTGCATTTCCGCTTGGCACATTGCTCATCGGCGGAACGGACAATCCCGGACCTTACCATAGAAGACGCAATTCCTTGCTCATTGCCATTGCAACGTGTTTTATAGTCGCTTGCATCACCGGTTTTCTCCGGCACATTCACTTCGTCATTTTTCTTGAAATCATCATTTTCGGGATGTTTTTTTCGCTCGTCGGGGTGTATGGAAACCGTGTAAACAGCATCGGGCTTATCGCCCTCTTGGTCTTTGTGTTCAACATTGACGACCATCTTAGCGGCGACCTGGTGTTACGAACGGCTGCGATATTCGCGGCCGGCGGGATCTGGTATTTTGCCCTTTTCATGATTCTGCAAAAATTATTGCCATATAAGCTCATACAGCAGCTTTTGGGGGAAAACTTTGTGGAGCTCGGCAAGCTTCTCTGGATTAAGGCGAGATATTATTTTGCCGACCCCGACTATGATGATCTTTTTAACAGGATGGTACATCAGCAGGTTATCCTTCGGGAAAACCACGAAAACCTCCGCGAAATACTTTTTAAGACACGGGAAATTGTTACAGAATCCACGAACAAAAGCCGTGTGCTCATGCTGATGTTCCTGGATAGCATTGACCTGTTTGAAAGGATACTCAACTCTCAGCAAAACTATACTAACCTGCACAGAGCCTTTGACCATACCAAAGTTTTAAGGCTCTTTGGCACATACATTACCTGGTTATCCGCTGAAATACAACAGATCGGCCTGGCCGTACAAAGCGGATTCCCCTCCCATCCCAAGCACGACCTGGATGAAGCATTCAACAAATGTCAGCGGGCTTTTGAAACCATGCGTGAGCAGAAAATGACGCATGATAATATGGAAGATTTTATCATGCTGCGTCAGATCCTGAACAGTTTACAGGATATTACCGAACGGATTAAGAAGCTGCATCGCGCAACGACCTATGACGCGGAGGTAAGCAAAGGATACAAATTGAATGTTGAGGCAGAGAATTTTATTCCAAAACAGGAATATCATCCGCGTATCCTGCTGGACAATCTTTCACTAAAATCCAGTCATTTCAGGCATGCGGTGCGGGTGACGATCGGGCTGCTGCTTGGTTATATAACGTCTTTATTTTTGGAAGTCGGCCATGGTTACTGGATTCTGTTAACCATTGTTGTGATCCTGAAACCGGCTTTCAGCATTACGAAGCAACGGAATGTGCAGCGGATCGGCGGGACGCTTGTAGGTGTGTTCTCTGGTTTTATGCTACTGTATTTGACCAAGGACGGCACGGCGCTTTTCATGGTCATGTTACTGGCTATGATCCTGGCTTACAGCTTTTTAAAGACCAATTATTTTATTGCATCCACAAGCATCACTTTATATGTCATCCTGTCTTTCAACTTTCTGAACCCACAGCAGATTACAGAAGTTTTGCAGGACCGGGTTGTAGATACGGTCGTCGGATCGATTATCGCATACTTGATTTCCTCCTACGTCCTGCCCGTATGGGAGCATACACAAATTAACCAGTATATCCGGGATGCACTGAATGCTAACCGTAAATATTTTGACGTTGTAGCCGCCAAGTTCACAGGAAAAGACTTGGATATCAACGAATTGAAAGTATTACGGAAGGATGCGATCATCGCGATGGCGAACTTGTCCGATAACTTTCAAAAAATGCTTTCGGAGCCGAAACGACAGCAGTTGAATATGGAAGAATATCACCAGTTCGTGGCGACGAGCCATATGCTGACCTCGTATATTGCCTCGCTTTCCACATATGCACAGACGCTGGAATATTCGGAGTTTTCTGTTGAATTCGAAGTGATGATCCGGCAAATCGACCGGCAGATTAAGGCCGCTACGGACATTATTGAAGGGAAGTTGGAAAACAGCTTCGAAATTGCCCGCGAATCGCTGCCCCAGAACATGAAACTAGTGGAGCTCTTGGCCAAACGGAAAAAGGAAATTAAAGAATTGGGCATCGAGAAAGCAGATCAATCGCCAGCGCGTAAGATGTTGTCCGACCTGAAAACGATCAACGGACTTTTCGAACTCATCAGCACGATAACCATAGACGAGATCAAGATTTTGCAAAAAATAAAAACAGTAAAAACCTAA
- a CDS encoding NADH:flavin oxidoreductase/NADH oxidase, with the protein MVSPMCQYSSEDGFANDWHLVHLGSRAVGGAALLIAEATAVSPEARISPEDLGIWKDEHIEKLIQITTFIAAQGAVPGIQLGHAGRKASTYPAWKGRGQVPVSEGGWQPLSASDIPFHEKELAPLALDMAGIQKVISDFSDAAKRALEAGYKVIEIHAAHGYLIHQFMSPLSNVRTDEYGGSFENRVRLLIQVVDAIQKVWPADLPLLVRISATDWAENGWDENQSVELVKILKAKGVDLIDVSSGGLAAHQKITVGPSYQVPFSAKIKKETDSLTGAVGMITEAKQAEEILQNDEADLIIMARELLRDPYFPLHAAHELGDDISWPIQYDRAKPSH; encoded by the coding sequence GTGGTATCCCCTATGTGCCAGTATTCCTCTGAGGACGGATTTGCCAATGACTGGCACCTGGTTCACCTGGGTAGCCGGGCAGTAGGCGGCGCGGCCTTGCTCATTGCAGAAGCCACCGCGGTTTCACCCGAAGCCCGGATTTCGCCTGAGGACTTGGGAATCTGGAAAGATGAACATATTGAAAAACTCATACAAATTACCACATTCATTGCTGCCCAAGGCGCTGTTCCTGGCATACAGCTCGGACACGCAGGCCGGAAAGCGAGCACATATCCTGCCTGGAAGGGCCGCGGACAAGTGCCTGTGAGTGAAGGCGGATGGCAGCCGTTAAGCGCATCGGACATCCCATTTCACGAAAAAGAACTCGCACCCCTGGCGCTTGACATGGCAGGAATCCAGAAAGTGATCTCCGATTTTTCGGATGCGGCCAAACGTGCATTAGAAGCCGGTTATAAGGTTATTGAAATCCATGCTGCTCACGGCTATCTCATTCACCAATTCATGTCACCGCTCAGCAATGTACGCACGGACGAATACGGCGGCAGCTTCGAAAACCGGGTACGCTTGCTGATCCAGGTCGTTGACGCCATTCAGAAAGTGTGGCCAGCGGATCTGCCATTGCTTGTGCGCATATCGGCAACCGACTGGGCCGAAAATGGCTGGGACGAAAATCAGTCTGTTGAATTGGTTAAGATACTTAAAGCCAAAGGCGTAGACCTGATCGATGTTTCGAGCGGTGGGCTGGCAGCTCACCAGAAAATTACAGTCGGTCCATCGTATCAGGTCCCTTTTTCTGCCAAAATTAAAAAGGAGACCGACTCATTGACCGGCGCAGTAGGCATGATTACAGAAGCGAAACAAGCAGAGGAAATTTTGCAAAACGACGAAGCGGATCTCATTATTATGGCCAGGGAATTGCTCCGCGATCCCTATTTCCCCCTACATGCGGCACACGAACTTGGTGACGACATTTCGTGGCCAATCCAATATGACCGCGCAAAGCCTTCACATTGA
- a CDS encoding DMT family transporter: MLNPRIALLIGLFCISIFPVLVKWAPVSGITSAFYRMFFGVLFLLPLVILKRKFTWPDKALWIPIIVCGIIFATDIAVWNLSIRYSNATQATLLTNLAPAWVGIGSFFFLSDKPKASFWIGTSIAVAGMVVLIGPEAFLEMKLDRGFALAVLSGMLYATYMLISKSILNRLNIMSFMTISMAVSSVYLFTICLVFGEPLWNFTPVVWGVFVIQGLICQLIGWLAITYAVKKMDAQRVSLALLSQAVVTGVLAWALIDEKITWQMIIGGIIILSGIAITFQRSYSRAAKNT, from the coding sequence ATGTTGAATCCTCGAATCGCCCTTCTGATTGGGCTTTTTTGTATCAGTATTTTTCCAGTTTTGGTAAAATGGGCACCGGTTTCAGGAATTACCTCTGCGTTTTACAGGATGTTTTTCGGGGTGCTGTTTTTGCTTCCCTTGGTTATTTTGAAGCGCAAATTTACTTGGCCCGATAAAGCATTATGGATTCCGATTATCGTTTGCGGAATCATTTTTGCCACGGATATTGCCGTTTGGAACCTCTCCATTCGCTATTCCAATGCCACACAAGCCACCCTGCTGACCAACCTGGCTCCTGCCTGGGTGGGGATCGGATCTTTCTTTTTTTTGAGTGATAAACCGAAAGCCAGTTTCTGGATCGGGACAAGTATTGCTGTTGCAGGCATGGTGGTTCTGATCGGGCCTGAGGCGTTTCTGGAAATGAAACTGGACCGGGGCTTCGCACTGGCAGTGCTGTCCGGAATGCTGTATGCCACCTATATGCTCATCAGCAAATCCATTTTGAACCGCTTGAACATTATGAGTTTCATGACAATCAGCATGGCAGTTTCCAGCGTTTACCTGTTCACGATCTGCCTCGTTTTCGGTGAGCCGCTTTGGAATTTTACGCCGGTTGTCTGGGGCGTCTTTGTCATTCAAGGGTTGATTTGTCAATTAATAGGTTGGCTGGCAATCACTTATGCAGTCAAGAAAATGGATGCGCAACGCGTATCACTCGCTCTTTTGAGCCAGGCAGTTGTAACGGGCGTGCTGGCCTGGGCGCTAATTGACGAAAAGATAACCTGGCAGATGATCATTGGCGGGATTATCATCCTCAGCGGCATTGCCATCACTTTTCAACGGTCCTACAGTCGCGCTGCAAAGAACACGTAA
- a CDS encoding PAS domain-containing sensor histidine kinase — protein sequence MDNLQQETDSGKRVINTNSHNTLISVNDSESKFRNTMRQAPVGITILRGPDFVVEMANDTYLSIVGKREDEFVNKPLFESLPEARGSIEDVLNRVLETAIPYNGNEFEVIIRRSGNPEHCYFNFVYQPLIEDSGEISGIFVVATEVTQQVLAKQRLERSENQFRTLVTQSQFAKAILKGPEFVISIANESMLKNLWGRELYEVVGQRLFDVFPELEDQNLGKILRDAYQTGKLYRDTEASIFINGSDGLKEHYVDFQYAPIFETDDEVSGIMISLNDVTDKVTFRRQISEAAERLSLATDGTQLATWDLDLKTRHIIYSGRLATIFGFEETKLLTHQQMRDMVHPEDRKAVVEKAFEIALQTGTYYYEARIIHPDNSVHWIRTQGKILYDENRRPHRMLGTMMDITDRKEDELALKISEDKYRTLADELESQVQLRIKELTIVNSELVKTNMELAQFAYVASHDLQEPLRKIQTFATRILETENDNLSDRGKDYFRRMQASSTRMQQLIVDLLAFSRANAVEKHFEKTDLNIVLHNVREQLGDMILQTNARIVSDELPVWNIIEYQFEQLFTNLIANAIKFTKADTTPVITIRSGLISGELISLNGADAHLTYQYLSFSDNGIGFDPQFKDRIFQVFQRLHNRSAYEGTGIGLAICKKIVENHKGLIDAIGKPGIGSTFIIYLPV from the coding sequence GTGGACAATTTACAGCAGGAAACGGATTCAGGTAAGCGTGTTATCAACACAAACTCTCATAATACGCTAATCAGTGTAAACGATAGCGAAAGCAAGTTCAGAAATACAATGAGACAGGCACCGGTAGGAATCACAATCCTGCGCGGACCCGATTTTGTTGTAGAAATGGCCAATGATACGTATCTCAGTATAGTAGGTAAGCGGGAGGATGAATTTGTAAATAAGCCGCTGTTTGAGTCCCTTCCCGAAGCCAGGGGCTCCATCGAGGACGTTCTGAACCGGGTGCTGGAAACGGCAATTCCCTATAATGGCAATGAGTTTGAGGTAATTATCAGGCGTTCCGGAAACCCTGAACATTGCTATTTCAATTTTGTATATCAACCCCTCATTGAAGATTCCGGAGAGATCTCCGGAATCTTCGTGGTTGCGACGGAAGTAACGCAGCAAGTGCTGGCCAAGCAACGCCTTGAACGCAGCGAAAACCAGTTCCGGACCCTGGTTACGCAATCGCAATTCGCAAAAGCGATATTGAAAGGGCCCGAATTTGTGATCAGCATTGCCAACGAAAGTATGCTGAAAAATTTGTGGGGCAGGGAATTGTATGAAGTGGTCGGGCAGCGCCTGTTTGATGTTTTTCCTGAGCTTGAAGATCAGAATTTGGGAAAAATCCTCCGGGATGCCTACCAAACTGGCAAATTATATCGGGACACGGAAGCTTCTATCTTCATTAACGGAAGCGATGGGCTGAAAGAGCATTATGTGGATTTCCAATACGCGCCTATATTTGAAACTGACGACGAGGTTTCCGGCATCATGATCTCCCTGAATGATGTAACGGATAAAGTGACATTTCGCAGGCAAATTTCGGAGGCTGCGGAAAGATTATCCCTGGCAACCGACGGAACGCAGCTGGCAACCTGGGATCTTGACCTGAAAACACGGCACATTATTTATTCAGGTCGTCTGGCCACCATTTTTGGATTTGAAGAAACCAAGCTGCTCACGCATCAGCAAATGCGTGATATGGTCCATCCTGAGGATAGAAAAGCGGTTGTAGAAAAGGCTTTTGAAATAGCATTGCAGACCGGCACTTATTACTACGAAGCACGCATCATTCATCCTGATAATTCTGTCCACTGGATCCGGACGCAGGGGAAAATCCTGTATGACGAGAATCGCCGCCCGCACCGAATGCTGGGCACAATGATGGACATTACCGATCGTAAAGAGGATGAGCTTGCATTAAAAATCAGTGAGGATAAATACAGGACATTAGCTGATGAGCTGGAATCGCAGGTCCAGCTCCGAATAAAAGAACTGACTATTGTCAACAGCGAACTGGTCAAAACCAATATGGAGCTTGCACAATTTGCATATGTGGCAAGCCATGACCTTCAGGAGCCATTGCGAAAGATCCAGACGTTTGCAACAAGGATACTGGAAACTGAAAATGATAATCTTTCGGATCGCGGTAAGGATTATTTCAGGCGTATGCAGGCTTCCTCCACGCGTATGCAACAACTTATTGTGGATTTGCTCGCTTTCTCACGTGCTAATGCAGTCGAAAAACATTTTGAAAAGACAGATTTGAACATTGTTTTACATAATGTTCGGGAACAGCTCGGTGACATGATCCTGCAAACCAATGCCCGGATTGTGAGTGATGAGCTGCCAGTGTGGAACATTATCGAATATCAGTTCGAACAGCTTTTTACTAACCTGATTGCGAATGCGATCAAGTTTACCAAGGCGGATACAACACCAGTTATAACAATCCGCTCGGGATTGATATCGGGCGAGCTGATTTCATTAAACGGCGCAGACGCACATTTGACCTATCAATATTTATCATTCTCCGACAATGGCATCGGCTTTGATCCGCAGTTTAAGGACCGGATTTTTCAGGTGTTCCAGCGCCTGCACAACCGCAGTGCGTATGAGGGAACCGGCATCGGTTTGGCAATTTGTAAAAAAATTGTTGAAAACCACAAAGGTCTCATTGATGCGATCGGAAAGCCGGGAATTGGCTCTACTTTTATCATTTATTTGCCCGTTTGA
- a CDS encoding response regulator, whose protein sequence is MSAKPNKSIFLADDDADDCMLFEDALREVSTSTELITANDGVELINLMETTVPPPPDVIFLDLNMPRKNGFECLEQIRNTKAWEAIPVVIFSTTGQEEMVRKVHAQGANYFIRKPGSFLKLKQVIKQMLDIDWTKHNWKPVAGNFYYQY, encoded by the coding sequence ATGAGCGCAAAACCAAACAAGTCAATTTTCCTTGCTGACGACGATGCGGATGACTGCATGCTGTTCGAAGATGCATTGAGAGAGGTGAGCACATCAACGGAGCTAATTACGGCGAATGATGGCGTTGAACTGATTAATCTGATGGAGACAACCGTTCCTCCGCCGCCAGACGTAATTTTTCTGGATCTGAACATGCCAAGAAAAAATGGTTTTGAATGTTTGGAACAGATCAGAAACACAAAAGCCTGGGAAGCGATTCCGGTTGTAATCTTTTCTACGACAGGTCAGGAAGAAATGGTACGCAAGGTGCATGCGCAAGGTGCCAATTATTTCATCAGGAAACCGGGGTCTTTTCTCAAATTGAAGCAGGTGATCAAGCAAATGCTGGATATAGACTGGACTAAGCACAACTGGAAGCCGGTTGCAGGCAATTTTTACTACCAATATTAA